The genomic stretch CTGTGTGCTATGAGCAGCAAACATGGGACGGAGAATGTAGGTGAGTGTGTGGGTGGCTTTCAGACCGCCCCAGGCTATGGAAGTCTCCAGTCTAGCTCCACTGTGAACTTTTTATCAGGCCACCAGGCTGTGCTCTGACTCAGGACCCCCCCTCTTGCCACCACTTTATCTGATGTCAGAACTGACCTTCCAGGCCAGAGTTACCCTGACTTGGAACAGACCCTCCATCAGCACCGTACCAAGCCTTCGAGGCCGAAGTGATGTCTGGGCGGAGTGGCGTGTTGCCTGAGCTGGTGGCTGAATTCAGAGCCTTGGTTTCTGAGTCTGCCACTTTGCTTTGTTTACCAAGCTTTGTGTGGCTCAGTGCCTCTCTTGCTCTGTTTGTGATTGCCTCCAGCCCTTCATCATATGTATACTTTGTGGTCACTGCTGTGCTGCCACGTGAGCTAATTGAGATGGAATTATTGCTCCTGTAGTTTTCGGTCACTTGAACCCTCTGTGGAACTAATATGTGTTTTAGAATGACCATGAAAAGGATGACATCACCTTTTATGGCTGGTAAAGCTGATTTCACAGCCTGGCAGACAAGAGTCTTAACGCACAACTAGACCCAGGCCTGGttatcccctcccctcccctccgtaGACAGCCTGCAGATTCTAGAGCGAGGTCTGTCCCCAGATGTGAAGAGCTGTGCTTCAAGATCCAGATGCCCAGCTGCTAACGTATCAGGAGCACTGGGCTTGCTGAAAATTAGGAGGAAATGTGCTCTCatcaaaatatgctttttaaaaactgtacttCATGCAGCAAGATTGTATTACAGCAGAGTTTTTCCCCCTCAAGTACAACTACCATTGACTTAGGAGGAAAGTTTGAAGATATCTGTGTGTTTCCAAGCAAGTTGGGAGCAAAAGGACATGATTTCAAAAAATGTGGTATAAGGTCAGCTCCAGAATTTACGATCATCAAGAGGCCTTGTGTCGGTTATGTTTTTAGAGTCTGAACTTTAAAGCATCAGTCTCAATAAGGTGATTTTGGTAAAGAAACAGTTTCTGGAAGGTGATTATACTaaccacaatttaaaagaaattctgcaTTGGCaacaaggagaaaaatgtttaatgcaTCAAAAGGTTCCCCCCTCCCCTTATTGGCTCTTAGCGTGCATAACTATGTATTCAACAAGGCAAGGCTATAATTGAGCTTTCCATTTCCAATAAGTCAATTGTGTACATTGCTCAGTGAATGGAGACTACAAGTAGAAAATCCACACACGGAGAGGTTGAGTTGTAAATTTTACAAAGGATTGCTTAATCACTGATGGATACTTAGAATAATGATTCACCATAGGTGTTATGGTAgtcaaatataaacaaatcattggtaaaagaaataaaaatcagtaattgGTCATGCTTTGGATCTGGCTCtgatgatgtgatttttttttccccaccctccctccatcttGCTTTTCCCAGTAGGTTGGGACACTTGGAAGTCTACCATTGTACAACATGCTGCGGTTAAGACTCCCACCTACCTTTTCGATGGGATGTCATCTGTTAGCCATTGTGGCTCTCTTATTTTCCCACGTGGACCTTATAAGTGCTGagacagaaatggaaggagaaggcAATGAAACTGGCGAGTGTACTGGCTCATATTACTGTAAGAAGGGGGTGATTTTACCCATTTGGGAGCCCCAAGACCCTTCCTTTGGAGACAAAATTGCTAGAGCTACTGTGTATTTTGTGGCCATGGTCTACATGTTTCTTGGAGTGTCTATCATTGCCGACCGGTTCATGTCCTCTATAGAGGTCATCACATCTCAAGAAAAAGAGATAACCATAAAGAAACCCAATGGAGAGACCACCAAGACCACTGTGAGGATCTGGAACGAGACGGTTTCCAACCTGACCTTGATGGCCCTGGGATCTTCTGCTCCAGAGATTCTCCTTTCAGTAATTGAAGTGTGTGGGCATAACTTCACCGCCGGAGACCTGGGTCCTAGCACCATCGTGGGAAGCGCGGCATTCAACATGTTCATCATTATCGCACTTTGTGTTTACGTGGTCCCAGACGGAGAGACGAGGAAGATTAAGCATTTGCGTGTGTTCTTCGTGACAGCGGCCTGGAGCATCTTTGCCTATACTTGGCTTTACATTATTTTGTCCGTCATCTCTCCTGGGGTCGTGGAGGTCTGGGAAGGTTTGcttaccttcttcttctttcccatcTGTGTCGTGTTCGCTTGGGTAGCAGATAGGAGGCTTCTGTTTTACAAGTATGTCTACAAGAGGTATCGGGCTGGCAAGCAGAGGGGAATGATTATCGAGCATGAAGGAGATAGGCCATCTTCCAAGACTGAGATTGAAATGGATGGGAAAGTGATCAATTCCCATGTTGACAATTTCTTAGATGGCGCCCTGGTTCTGGAGGTTGATGAGAGGGACCAAGATGATGAAGAGGCTAGGC from Ailuropoda melanoleuca isolate Jingjing unplaced genomic scaffold, ASM200744v2 unplaced-scaffold8221, whole genome shotgun sequence encodes the following:
- the LOC117800809 gene encoding sodium/calcium exchanger 1, which gives rise to MLRLRLPPTFSMGCHLLAIVALLFSHVDLISAETEMEGEGNETGECTGSYYCKKGVILPIWEPQDPSFGDKIARATVYFVAMVYMFLGVSIIADRFMSSIEVITSQEKEITIKKPNGETTKTTVRIWNETVSNLTLMALGSSAPEILLSVIEVCGHNFTAGDLGPSTIVGSAAFNMFIIIALCVYVVPDGETRKIKHLRVFFVTAAWSIFAYTWLYIILSVISPGVVEVWEGLLTFFFFPICVVFAWVADRRLLFYKYVYKRYRAGKQRGMIIEHEGDRPSSKTEIEMDGKVINSHVDNFLDGALVLEVDERDQDDEEARREMARILKELKQKHPEKEIEQLIELANYQVLSQQQKSRAFYRIQATRLMTGAGNILKRHAADQARKAVSMHEVNTEVAENDPVSKIFFEQGTYQCLENCGTVALTIIRRGGDLTNTVFVDFRTEDGTANAGSDYEFTEGTVVFKPGETQKEIRVGIIDDDIFEEDENFLVHLSNVKVSSEASEDGILEANHVSALACLGSPATATVTIFDDDHAGIFTFEEPVTHVSESIGIMEVKVLRTSGARGNVIVPYKTVEGTARGGGEDFEDTCGELEFQNDEIV